The Anopheles merus strain MAF chromosome 2L, AmerM5.1, whole genome shotgun sequence genome has a segment encoding these proteins:
- the LOC121592380 gene encoding tyrosine 3-monooxygenase produces MMAVAAAQKNREMFAIKKSYSIENGYPSRRRSLVDDARFETIVVKQTKQTVLDEARAKANDSSLECTILQAQEQHQQEDKIPQEVQQTVEDQNDDEEEIRMVAVDELPQKPQEHVPSADDEDKETDAGLTEEEVVLQNAASESPEAEKEVVRAAVVVRLRDGMGSLGRILKAVEAYHGTVVHLESRQSRSEGVQFDVLVKVDMARANLLQLIRSLRQTQSFGSVSLLSENNVNVKAPWFPKHASELDNCNHLMTKYEPDLDMNHPGFADQVYRARRKEIAEIAFAYRYGDPIPHIDYTETENKTWAAVFGRVKELMVQHACSEYIAVFRKLEDEKIFVKERLPQLQEMSDFLRKNTGFTLRPAAGLLTARDFLASLAFRIFQSTQYVRHINSPYHTPEPDCIHELLGHMPLLADPSFAQFSQEIGLASLGASDEEIEKLSTVYWFTVEFGLCKEKDEVKAYGAGLLSAYGELLHAISDKPEHRPFEPASTAVQPYQDQEYQPIYYVAESFEDAKEKFRRWVSTMSRPFEVRFNPHTERVEVLDSVDKLETLVSQLNTEVLHLTNAIAKLKQPFC; encoded by the exons ATGATGGCCGTCGCTGCTGCCCAGAAGAACCGTGAAATGTTCGCGATCAAGAAATCATACAGCATTGAG AACGGATACCCATCCCGGCGCCGTTCTCTGGTCGACGATGCCCGCTTTGAGACGATTGTGGTcaagcaaaccaaacaaaccgtTCTGGACGAGGCCCGCGCAAAGGCCAACG ACTCTAGCTTGGAGTGTACCATTCTGCAGGCCCAAGAACAGCATCAACAAG AAGACAAAATTCCACAAGAGGTTCAACAGACAGTCGAGGATCAGAACGATGACGAAGAGGAAATTCGAATGGTCGCAG TTGATGAGCTACCCCAGAAGCCGCAGGAACACGTTCCAAGTGCCGACGATGAGGACAAGGAAACAG ACGCTGGGCTAACGGAGGAGGAGGTTGTGCTGCAGAATGCCGCCTCGGAGTCGCCCGAAGCCGAGAAGGAGGTGGTCCGTGCCGCCGTGGTCGTACGGCTGCGCGACGGCATGGGATCGCTCGGACGCATCCTCAAGGCGGTGGAGGCGTACCACGGCACCGTGGTACACCTGGAGTCGCGCCAGTCCCGCAGCGAGGGCGTCCAGTTCGACGTCCTGGTGAAGGTCGACATGGCCCGCGCCAACCTGCTGCAGCTGATCCGCTCCCTGCGCCAGACGCAGTCCTTCGGCAGCGTTAGCCTGCTGTCGGAGAACAACGTCAACGTGAAGGCGCCCTGGTTCCCGAAGCACGCCTCGGAGCTGGACAACTGCAACCATCTGATGACCAAGTACGAGCCGGACCTTGACATGAACCATCCCGGTTTCGCAGACCAGGTGTACCGCGCTCGTCGCAAGGAGATTGCCGAGATTGCATTCGCCTACCGATA TGGAGATCCGATCCCGCACATTGACTACACCGAGACGGAAAACAAGACCTGGGCGGCCGTGTTCGGGCGCGTGAAGGAGCTGATGGTGCAGCACGCCTGCTCGGAGTACATTGCCGTGTTCCGGAAGCTTGAGGACGAGAAGATCTTCGTGAAGGAGCGCCTGCCCCAGCTGCAGGAAATGAGCGACTTCCTGCGCAAGAACACCGGATTCACGCTCCGGCCGGCCGCCGGTCTGCTGACCGCTCGCGACTTCCTTGCCTCGCTGGCGTTCCGCATCTTCCAGAGCACGCAGTACGTGCGGCACATCAACTCGCCCTACCACACGCCGGAACC CGATTGCATCCACGAGCTGCTCGGTCACATGCCGCTGCTCGCCGACCCGAGCTTCGCCCAGTTCTCGCAAGAAATCGGATTAGCCTCGCTCGGTGCCTCGGATGAGGAAATTGAAAAGCTCTCGACG GTATACTGGTTCACGGTTGAGTTTGGGCTGTGCAAGGAAAAGGACGAGGTGAAGGCGTACGGTGCCGGGCTGCTGTCCGCCTACGGCGAGCTGCTGCACGCCATCAGCGACAAGCCGGAGCACCGGCCGTTCGAGCCTGCCTCGACCGCCGTGCAGCCGTACCAGGACCAGGAGTACCAGCCGATCTACTACGTCGCGGAGAGCTTCGAGGACGCGAAGGAGAAGTTCCGCCGCTGGGTCTCGACCATGTCCCGGCCGTTCGAGGTGCGCTTCAACCCGCACACCGAGCGGGTGGAGGTGCTCGACTCGGTCGACAAGCTGGAGACGCTCGTGTCGCAGCTCAACACGGAGGTGCTGCACCTGACCAACGCCATCGCCAAGCTGAAGCAACCGTTCTGCTAA